TGAAATAATAGCATCCATACCAGAGTATCGCATAACTCTATTTATAACTCCTCGCCCTGACATAAGACTATTAAAGCGTCTTTCAATTGCCTCAATACGCATTTTCCCGAATTCAGCAGAAGCCCTAAATATTAAGTAACATGTTGCTGTCAAAAAAGTATAATCATCTATAAAGAAACTTAAATGCAAATAGTCTATGAAGGATAGGTAGCTTTCACATTCCGTATGGTAAGTACCTGTCTTGTTGTCAATTTGACTACTTAATATAAAAAGAGTATGATTCTGATATGCAGCCAGATTTTGGTCTTTGTCTAAACTGTTAAAAAGCTTTACACTTCGGACATCGATTCTTGGATTGGCTATGATGTTTTTCCAGTGTTCGGTTTTGAGGTGTTCGCGTTCCTCCCATGTTAATTGGAACGGCTTTACAGGGATACTGAAATTGTCCGCATCATTCCGGCTGTCTGAAAGAACAAATGCCGCCACATAAGGCTTTTCTTTGGCGGGCAAACTTTTTCTATTTGCGTCGAATACCCTTTGATATTGCCGACTTAAACTAGCCGGTAGATCTTCCAGAACCTTACTAAAATAAGACAACGGGTCACTAATCTCTATGAAATTCTGATATTTTAACCATGGCTGCTTCCAATACTTTGACTCAGCGCTCCAGTCTGCTGGTTGGATATAGCCTACAAAGCTTTCAATACTGCCAGACATATTTTGTTCCCAGATGGATTCTTCCCGGTCGAGCAATTTTTGCAGCAATAAATTAGTTTCAGGTTTGAGTTGCTGATTGAGTAAGTTGTTTAAACTTTCAGTCGATAAATTTTGTCTTATACTACACCAGAATTGCATATAAAGGGCGGGCAGATAGTCATCAGATATACGTCCGAAAGATTTTTCAGCATCAGACCATCTTTCCGCAAGTGCAAATATGTGACCTGCATAATATAAAGTTATTACTTCAGAAAGCTCATTCTCTAATGCATTATTTGATAAGTCGACAGCATTTTCAATTATACATTCAAGTTCATCGGCAGCAATTGCTAATCTCGTCTTTGCTAGGAGAAAATAGTACTGGCTTTTAAGATCATTTTCGTTTTCCCGATCAAGTCGATCAAGTGTGTTTAGTGCAGCTATTGTGTTGCCGCGAAAAAAATTCAGAATTGCTAGCTCTCGATCACACTCGAAGCTGTGCAACGAACTGCTAGTTTTACCTGATAACCATTTGGCGTAGCGAATGTCTTCTATATAAAGAGACGATAAGTCATTGTACCACTTCAGAAACGATTCTATTAATAATAATTCAGGGTTTTTCTCGAAATAATCGATTACAAAAAAAGGAGCATTCAGATCAGTTTTATAACATTGAAGAGCCTCATATTCATGGTGTTTCGCGCCCAGAAAAAAGAATTTATCTAAACACTCCTGTGCCTCGAACTTTCTGTTCTCTTGCATATTAATCTTTGCTAACACATACCAGGCCGGAGAGTAATCAGCTTCGAGGGATATTGAGGACAGGATCGCTGATCTAGCTTCTACCAGGTTGTCCAATGAAAAAAAGATGACGCTTTGTATATAATAAAGATAGCGCATCTCAGCACCGTTGATCTCTCCCTTATAAGTTGCTTGCAGTGCTTCATTGTACCGCTTGCGGGAAGATTCGATAGCGGCGATATAGACATAAGGATTCGAGCTTTTAAATTCTTCATCGTGCAAGGAGCGCTTAAATGCTGCAAGTGCCTTTTCCTTTTGATCAAGCATGAGTAGACAACTGCCAAGATTATACCAGGCGGCGCCGCTCAATGGATCAATGCGCAAAGCTTTTTCGGCCCACTCGATTGCTTCGTCAAAGTATGCCATCGCAAATAATGCCGCAGCACCATTTTGATAAATAGAAGAATCACAATCGTCTAATCTTACTGCTTTTTCTACCGATGCCATAGCTAAGGCCGGTTGATTGATACTCAAAAGTATAGCTGCCTTTATATCATGAAGATTGGCTATATCCGATCTATGCTCTATCGCTTCATCTATCATACGGAGCGCTTGTTGTGGATTTCCTGTCTCAAAAAGCTGCGTGGTGAGACCAAGTTTTCCATAGGCTTTTATTGTTGACACTCTAAAATTCAGCTTTTCGTTGTCGGGATAATCATCCAATGCAGCCATTAACCGAAACAATTCTTCCCTGCGACCCAGACGGCGCAGAATTTCGGCATCAATGTCGGCGACAAATAATTTGGCAACTTTCGGATCTAAAGCTGGAAAGCGATTTTCAGGCCGGATATAAATTCCAATGGATTCAAATTCATCCGTATTAAAGTTTAACAAAAAACTATCAGCGATGTCAGCAAGACAGCCAAGCAATGACGCTTCATCATCTTGCACAAAAAACTCCAATGCTTCATTAAATTTATTCTGTAAACTCTCGGTATCACTCATATTTGATTGATGTCAGTTCTGTTAAAAGGATCGGTTTACCGGCTCGGTCAAAGAATGTGACGAATGTTTTGCAGGTTACGTGCAAAGTGAGGGATCTTTATTTTGGTACCAAGATCAGCATCTCGAAGCAAAAATCATATACAATCCGGCTATATTTATACACCCTCATTGGATAATTTTCGTGCCCGTTATGGATGTCAGATCAACGATCACCCCGGCAGTTGCGGGTAGCTTGCAGTTGTGGTAAAAATCGGGGGTAACAGGGCCAGGCGACGCCTATGCGCCGATTGTTGTATAGAAAATCAGTATGATCCTTGCGTATTGGGTTGCCTTTGAGTGTGGGCTCAGAGATGTGGGAAGACCGGGTTAACGCTGCCGGAACAGGGGATGAGGTAGCGGCATAGAACAATAAATGCATCATTGTTGCATTTAATCGATTGTTTTCTATATTTGCAACATTGTTGCAAATATAGAACTTCATGAATTACAAAAAACTTCCGGTAACCGTTTTAAGCGGCTTCCTTGGTGCAGGAAAGACTACGCTGCTTAACCACATTCTTCATAATAAAGACGGATTGAGAGTGGCAGTGATAGTCAATGACATGAGCGAGATCAATATCGATGCCCAACTTGTCAGAAA
This Dyadobacter sp. UC 10 DNA region includes the following protein-coding sequences:
- a CDS encoding tetratricopeptide repeat protein; the encoded protein is MSDTESLQNKFNEALEFFVQDDEASLLGCLADIADSFLLNFNTDEFESIGIYIRPENRFPALDPKVAKLFVADIDAEILRRLGRREELFRLMAALDDYPDNEKLNFRVSTIKAYGKLGLTTQLFETGNPQQALRMIDEAIEHRSDIANLHDIKAAILLSINQPALAMASVEKAVRLDDCDSSIYQNGAAALFAMAYFDEAIEWAEKALRIDPLSGAAWYNLGSCLLMLDQKEKALAAFKRSLHDEEFKSSNPYVYIAAIESSRKRYNEALQATYKGEINGAEMRYLYYIQSVIFFSLDNLVEARSAILSSISLEADYSPAWYVLAKINMQENRKFEAQECLDKFFFLGAKHHEYEALQCYKTDLNAPFFVIDYFEKNPELLLIESFLKWYNDLSSLYIEDIRYAKWLSGKTSSSLHSFECDRELAILNFFRGNTIAALNTLDRLDRENENDLKSQYYFLLAKTRLAIAADELECIIENAVDLSNNALENELSEVITLYYAGHIFALAERWSDAEKSFGRISDDYLPALYMQFWCSIRQNLSTESLNNLLNQQLKPETNLLLQKLLDREESIWEQNMSGSIESFVGYIQPADWSAESKYWKQPWLKYQNFIEISDPLSYFSKVLEDLPASLSRQYQRVFDANRKSLPAKEKPYVAAFVLSDSRNDADNFSIPVKPFQLTWEEREHLKTEHWKNIIANPRIDVRSVKLFNSLDKDQNLAAYQNHTLFILSSQIDNKTGTYHTECESYLSFIDYLHLSFFIDDYTFLTATCYLIFRASAEFGKMRIEAIERRFNSLMSGRGVINRVMRYSGMDAIISDFTELSHVLISEKFEAIVTDFGPQAVKRYVKELLAIENAKIEDINYETFRANFYQFIINEKERLGLREFSERYRFNQDVLKPNQNPLSNPFGELGGVVELFGEAKLR